The Prochlorococcus marinus XMU1404 DNA segment TTTAATCAAGGCAAACCAAATGTTCCTAACAATCCAATTGTCCCATTTATTAGGGGTGATGGAACTGGAGTTGATATTTGGCCAGCTACTCAAATCGTTCTTGATTCAGCGATTAAAAAAAGCTATGGAAATGAAAGAAAAATTAATTGGTTTAAAGTATATGCAGGGGATGAAGCTTGTGAAATTTATGGAACATATAACTATCTCCCTCAAGATACTATTGAAGCAATCAAACACTTTGGTGTAGCCATCAAAGGTCCTTTAACGACTCCCATCGGGGGAGGTATTCGATCTCTTAATGTTGCATTGAGACAAATCTTTGATTTATATAGCTGTGTTAGACCATGCAAATATTATTCAGGAACTCCAAGCCCTCACAAAAACCCTCAAAATTTAGACGTTATTGTTTATAGAGAGAATACTGAGGATATCTACATGGGAATCGAATGGGAAGCCGAGGATAATAATTGTCTTGAATTAATTGATCACTTAAATAAAGTTGTAATACCAAATAGCAAAAATTTAAAAAATAGGTCGATTCCAAAGGGGTCTGGCATTGGAATAAAACCCGTTAGTAAATTAGGTAGCCAAAGGCATATTAGAAAAGCTATTGAACATGCTAAAAGATTATCAGGAGATAAAAGGCATGTGACTCTTGTACATAAAGGAAATATCATGAAATATACCGAAGGTGCATTTAGAGATTGGGGATATGAATTGGCAGTCAATGAATTTAGAGAAGATTGTATTACAGAAAGAGAAAGCTGGATTTTAGATAATATTCAGAAAAATCCAGAAATTACAATTGAAAATAATGCTCGAAAAATCGAACCAGGTTTTGACAAGCTTACTAATAATAAAAAAGCATTCATTTGCGAAGAAATTAAAGAAGTTATTGAATCAATATCAAATTCTCATGGAGATGGGAAATGGAGGGAACTTGTTCTTGTTGATGATCGGATTGCTGACAGTATATTTCAACAAATTCAAACTAGACCTCAAGAATATTCAATTCTTGCAACATTAAATCTCAATGGTGACTATGTTTCTGATGCAGCTGCAGCAATTGTTGGTGGTCTAGGTATGGCTCCTGGTGCAAATATTGGAGATAATGCAGCAATTTTCGAAGCGACGCATGGTACCGCGCCAAAACATGCAGGCTTAAATAAAATAAACCCAGGCTCAGTAATTCTTAGTGGTGTAATGATGCTTGAATATTTTGGTTGGGATGAAGCAGCTAAATTAGTCACTAACGGTTTAAGTAAAGCAATAGAGCAAAAAAAAGTCACCTATGATCTAGCACGTTTAATGGAACCGAAAGTAGAACCCTTATCCTGCAGCAGTTTTGCTGAAGAAATTATCTCAAATTTTTAATTTTAAAAATTATTTTTATTTTCAAACACTTTCCAAATTTTAACCAGTGAATCTTTAGTGCCAATGTTTCCAGGATGTGTAACAATAGGAAGTTTTTCGTCATTTTTTAGGTTATAAGTCACCACTGAAATGCCTGTTAAAATCTGTCCCTCAAGATAAACATAATCTGCATTAAGTCCATTACTAAGAATCACATTTGTTGTTATTCCACCTTTTGAAATCAAATATCCTATTTCATATCTCAAATCTGCGACTAATTCAGCAATAAAATAAGCAAGTGAATTATAAAAATTAAATTGTTTAGAATAATCTAAGGACATAAATTTTCTAGAAGTAAACAATACGGGGGTTTTTCCTTTCTCAAAAGAAAATCTAATTTCTTTCAAAAATTTGTTTTTAAACAAATTCCTTCGCTTCTGATTATCATCCGATGAATTAATTTTAAAGAATTCAAAAACATCTAATTCAATTGGATTGCATTTACTTATCTTTAATAAATTTTCCAATTGTATTGTTGAAAGTTCCACATAGGATCCAACAATTATCAGTCCTGGAAGAAAACTCTTGTTTTTATTTCTTATCCTTAAATTGGAGAAAAATGTCTTAACCTTAGGGACGCTTTTTTTCTCAGAAATTGAACTTATAAAACTTGCTGCAGTTCGAAAAAGAAATTTTTTTTGTTTAGTTAATTTTTTAATTACTAAAGAAAATTTGTTCAATTGAGAATAATTTTCTACATCTACAATTACATGTTTATTATTCTTCAATTTCTTTAGTTTTTTAAAAACAATGTTATTTTCTTTATCATTTAGAATCTCAATATCTGACGAGAAAAGATTTTGAATATCTTCAATATTTATTTGCGATTTACTCTTTTGAAATAAAAGATTCTTGACATTACTTGTCTCATATCCAAAAATTTTATCTCTTGCAAAAATTGTTTGATTAATAGGGGTTTTATCAACAAAGTGTGATCCATTAATTGTTAATCTTTTACCCTCTATGAAAGCTGGAATATGAAAAGTAGCATCAAAAGGGCCTAAGCAATTATTTAGTGCACTTGGCTCTAAAAAGTTATGTCCTCGAAGAGTAGAGTCTCCTCTGCTTATAAAAATAATTTCTTCTTCATAAGCTTGAGAAGCTAAAACTTTCTTAAGATTTTTGCAAATTTCCTCTATTGTTAATTTCGCATCATTTTCCGAAAGTGACCTTGTATTAGCCAAAATAAAAAATAAATTAGATTTAGATTCAAAACCTTTAACTAAAGTTGAGCAGTCCCACTTGAGAAGTAATAAGCAATCATGAACAGTTTGAGAGCCAGTTGGATCATCATCAATAACAACAAATTTCATAAGTATTGCATAATTACTTAAGAGATTTTATTTGTATTGAAGCATCAAACCTTTGATTACCATTGGAAGGAATCATAATGTTTCTAAATCCATCAACAAAAGAATTTCGGGGACTAGTCCAAGGTTCAAGACATATCATTCTTCTTGGAGGATCACTCCAAATAACGCCTAAGTCAAAAGGATATGGATGATTTAAAGTTACTTGTCTTTTAAGAATTTTATCTTGAAAAGTACTCCTACCGGAAGAGTACATAAGTAGATCAACTCCTAAATCAATATTTTTTAACTCATCCAAAGTATTACTTATTATGTTTTTTTCTTGATTATGACAATTAAGTGGATTTTCAATAAATTCTAAATTTTTGAAATCTGAAATATTAAAGTAAGGATGCAATCCAAAATTTATAGGCATAGCAATGTCTGATTTATTGAAAATCGTAATTTCAAATTCTAAACAGTTAATCTTTAAGGTAACTTCTATTCTTAGTTCGAAATCGAAAGGATAATAATTTTTAGTTTTTTTAGATTCATTTAAAAATAAGCATAAAGATTTTTCACTTTCATTAAAAGAGTATTGCCATTGCAAATCCCTAGCAAAACCATGTTGTGTTAATTGCAAATAATCTTTTCCAAATACTGAACTAGAGATATTGATATTTCCACAAATTGGAAACAAGATTGGGATACCTCCCCTAATACTTTTTGTTTTATCCATAAATCTTTTTTGATCGAAATAAAGGATTTCATTGCCATCCGAAACCCAATTTGTAATAATCCCTCCTCTTTTAGGACAAAATTTAATATAGTTATTTTGATCTAATTGAAAGACAAAAATTCCTTTATCTTTATTAGATAATTTTATTTGCACAATTTTTACTTAAAGAGAATCAACCCAATCCAAAATATACTGATTAACTAATTCAGGTATTTCATCATGAGGACAATGTCCAGCGTCAAGAATGATTTCTTTTGTATTCTTTGGAGTAAATTTTTTATATAGATTTCTTTTTTTTGGAGTGTTCATCCATGGATCTTTCCCTCCCCAAAGCAGTAATAAAGGTGCATCAAGTTTGGCGAATAACTTATCCAATGGCAATCCCTGAGGACCTGATGGGTTAAATACGCTTCTAAAAACGTTAAAAGCTCCGTAATCAAGCGATGGCTTTCTTATTGACTCAACTAAAAAATCATCAACATTTTTTTTATCAACATAAACTTGATTCAAAGTTTTTTTAATATTTTTTGGATTTCTCATATTCTCAAAAATTAAACGTTGAAAAACAATATTTTTCAGAAAAATGCCGGCAACTGTTTCAATTGAAGTTTGCAACATATTCTTCTTGATAGTTTTTTCTTCACTAAAGTATCCTGCAGCATTCAGTAATATCACTCCTGCATTGAGCTCATTTAACTCAGAGCCAGCTGCTAATGCTGCATAACCACCTAATGAATTTCCAACAATAATTGTAGGTTTTTTGATTTTCTCTTTTACGTATGCGACAACCTGATCTTTCCATAAAGATCCTGAGTATTCAACATCTTGAGGCTTAGGACTTTTTCCAAAACCGAGCAGATCCATGGCATGAACTTCGTATTTGTTACTCAAAATAGGGATATTGAATCTCCAATGATCCGTAGAAGCTCCGAAACCATGAATTAATAAAATTGCACATTCTTTTAATGTTTGCTCAGGCTTAGCAGAAACTGTGTGTATTGGATAATTTAAAAAATTCCAGTCATAATTAACATCACTATCTATCAAAGCTGATTTTTCCATATATTAAAAATGCTATTTCAATTGATTCTAATAAACTTATTTCTTAAAGAAGACCCACAGGATCAGCTGCAACATCATCTGAAATTTTATTGCCATCGTTTGGCGGCTTATCTTTTAGAACAATTCTTAAGAGAACAGGTGCAAGAAATGTAGTTCCAATAACCATTAATAAAATAGCCGCTTCAAGAGAAGGAGTTAACAATTTAGCGCTTGTTCCTAGCCCAAGGAAAATTAAACCAACCTCTCCTCTAGGCATCATACCCAAACCTACAACTAATCTATTTGTAGGTTTATCACTTGAAAATACCCATCCTGCTGCAATTTTTCCAATAATTGCAACAACTAATAAAAATCCTGCAACCACAAGAGCTGATCTACTTGTTGGATCAAATGGATTGATAACTGATAAATCCATTCCAGCTCCAACTAATACAAAGAAAATAGTTGCGAATAAGGAAACTAAAGGTAAAACAGATTGTTGTATTGCATGATTATTTTTAGAACTACTAAGAATCAATCCAGCTGCAAAAGCACCCAAAGCCGCTTCTAATCCAATAGCTGTTGCTACAAAACAACATAATACAAGTATCACAAAAGATGCTACTACTACGGCTCCAGGAGCTTTCAATCTATCTAATAACCAATCAAAACCTGGGGCTGCTGTTCGACTTAATGCGATAGCAGCAATTACAAATACTACGGCTGCGGCAACTAATTTAACAATAGGTGCAATTTCTAAAGAACCTCCTGCAGCAAGAGCCACAACAACTGCAAGAATAACAATTCCCAAAATATCGTCTAGCACTGCTGCACCAATAACGATCTGTCCTTCTCTAGTTTTCAAATATCCTAATTCACCGAAAACACTTGCAGTAATTCCTATACTTGTTGCTGTCATGGATGCTCCAGCAAAAACTGCTGGGATTAGATCTACTTGGAAAATAAACATTAATCCGAGAGTTCCAAAAGCAAACGGTAAGACTACTCCAGCCATAGCAACAGTAAAAGCCTGCGCACCGACAGCTACCAATTCCTCTAACTCACTTTCTAGTCCTGTTAAAAATAAAAGAGCATATAACCCTAAAGTTGCAACAGCTTGAAGGGATGGAAAACTTTCGAAATAAACATCAGGCACTGCTTCCGGGGGTATTGACGCTAATGAACTAATAACATTTACAAGTCCCTCATTTAGTTCAGTTCCTGCTGAGGGCGGTATTAATAAATGAAATCCCGATGCTCCTATTACAACCCCTGCAAGAAGCTCACCTACAATCGTTGGTAAACTTAGTCTTACAAGTACTTCTGCTAATGCTCTTGCTGCTAAAAAGATCAATAGAAATCTTATAACTCCGATCAACGTTTCAGCAACTTCTAAATCATGTGCACTTAATTCAGCAAGTAAAGAGTACATTAAATTGTAAAAAAATAAACTACCTAATTGGAAGATAGTTTATTGAGGGCCCACTTTAAGAAATATGTAAGAAAAAAGCAAAAATACTCAACAAGTGTGGATCTGAAGTTACAACAAAGAAATTTTCAAAAAAATGGCTATTGTCTGTTATATGACTAATCCAATAAATTCCAACAAACCCTTCGATCTACGCTTGCCTACCCCAGGCTGCTACTTAGATCCTGAGAAAGCTGGCATGGATTCTGATGCTGTTTTTCAAGGTATGACAGCCCATCTTTTTTATACCCTTGGGAAGTTAGCTACTTCTGCAAGTCCTCATGACTTGTATATGGCTTTAAGTTATGCGGTTAAAGATAGGTTAATGACAAGATACTTAGCCAGCCAAGAAGTCATAAGAAAAAAACCACAAAAAACTGTTGCTTATTTATCAGCAGAATTTTTAATAGGTCCTCAATTAAGTAATAATCTTCTGAATCTTGGAATAACTAATGAAGCAGAAGATGCTTTAAAGAGATTTGGAATTGAATCATTGTCAACAATCCTTGAAGTTGAAGAGGAGCCTGGACTAGGTAATGGTGGTCTTGGCAGACTTGCAGCATGTTACATGGAATCATTAGCATCTCTTCAAGTTCCAGCAGTTGGTTATGGTATTCGATATGAATTTGGCATATTCAATCAATTAATTAGAGATGGTTGGCAAGTTGAAGTTACTGATAAATGGCTAAAAGGTGGATGGCCATGGGAACTTCCTCAGCCTGACGAATCTTGTTTTGTTGGTTTTGGAGGTAGAACTGAAAGTTATAGAGATGATAAGGGAAACTATAGATCAAGGTGGATACCATCTGAACATGCGATTGGAGTACCTCATGATGTCCCAGTTTTAGGATACAGAGTAAATACATGCGATCGATTAAGGTTATGGAGAGCTGATGCGACGGAAAGTTTTGACTTTTATGCCTTCAATATTGGCGATTATTATGGAGCGGTTGAAGAAAAAGTTGCATCTGAAACTCTTTCAAAAGTTCTATATCCTAATGATGGAACTGATGAAGGTAGAAGATTAAGACTCAAACAACAACACTTTTTTGTAAGTTGTTCTCTTCAGGATATGTTGAGAAGCCTTGAAAAAAGATCTATACCAATAACAGAATTTTCTAAACACTGGACAGTACAGCTCAATGATACTCATCCTGCTATTGCAGTAGCTGAATTAATGAGACTTCTTATTGATCAATATCAAATTGGTTGGGATAAAGCTTGGAACATAACAACCTCTTCAGTCGCTTATACCAACCATACATTACTCCCAGAAGCTTTAGAGAAATGGGATTTAAGTTTGTTTAATGATCTCCTTCCTCGTCATCTAGAAATTATTTATGAAATTAATTGGAGATTCCTACAACAATTAAGACTTCGTTATCCTGGCGATGACAAAATTCTTCAAAAGCTCTCAATAATTGATGAAGAGGGATCCAAATCAGTAAGAATGGCTCACTTAGCTACGATCGGAGCACATCATATAAATGGGGTTGCAGCTCTACACTCAGATCTTATAAAAAGGCAACTTCTGCCTGAATTTGCAAAACTATGGCCTGAAAAATTTACAAATGTTACTAATGGAGTCACTCCAAGGAGATGGGTTGCTCTTTCTAATCCTTCATTATCAAACCTTTTAGAGAAAGAGGTTGGTCCTGATTGGATAACAAATATGGAACTTCTTAAAAAGTTAGAAGAGAAAAAAGATGATTCCAATTTTTTACAAAAATTTGAGGAAAGTAAATTAAATGGAAAAAGAAAATTAGCTAATTTTATTCATTCAAAAACAAACATACTTGTAGATCCAGCAAGTTTATTTGATGTTCAAGTAAAAAGAATCCATCAATATAAAAGACAACATTTAAATGCTCTACAAATTATTGCTCAATATTTAAGAATCAAAAATGGGACAAACAACTATGAAGTTCCAAGAACAATAATATTTGGAGGTAAAGCAGCGCCTGGTTACTTTATGGCAAAACTAATGATTAGATTTATTAATGGTATTGCTGATGTAGTTAATTCTGATCCAGATATGGATGGTCTATTACGGGTTGTTTTTTTACCGGACTATAATGTAAAACTTGGTGAAATAGTTTATCCTGCAACAGATCTTTCAGAACAAATTTCAACTGCAGGAAAAGAAGCTTCTGGAACTGGGAACATGAAATTTGCCATGAATGGGGCATTGACTATTGGAACATTAGATGGGGCTAATGTGGAATTAAGAGATCTTGTGAAAAAAGAAAATTTCTTCCTTTTCGGAAAAACTGAAAGTGAAATCATGGATTTAAAAAATAATAATTATTCACCCAAAACATTCATTGATCAATGCCCAGAACTAACAGAAGTTATACGTTTAATTGAAATAGGACACTTTAGTAATGGGGATAAAGAATTATTCAAACCTTTATTAAATAGCTTGACTGGCTACGACCCATTCTTTGTCATGGCTGACTTTGAAGACTATTTAAATAAACAGGATGAAGTGAGTAAATGCTGGAATAATAAAAAGTCATGGAACAAAATGGCACTACTAAATACTGCAAGATCTGGTTATTTTTCTTCAGATAGATCTATTAGAGAATATTGCAAATTAATTTGGAAAGTTTCTCCAATGCCAGTTGAAATTACATGCGATGTTGAAGAATTAACTAATTAATATTTTTCTTATCTGGGAAATCAGGAGTTTGATGAAATAATCTGTTTAAGATTAATCTATCTACATTTAATGGATCTGGAGCTAACTCTTTTGCAATTTCTTTGAATTTTGATTCGATATTGTTTGAAAATTTTGTATCAAAAATTCTTTCCATTAATGCATCAATTGAATATAAATAAGCATTAACACTTTCAAGTTCTTCTAAAGCTTCGGAAATTTCAAAATCAGAAATATGTTTTTCATCTGAAATTATATCTTCATTAGATTCTCTCTCAGATACTTGTCTCTGCAATTCATTAGTAACCTTATTACAGAGAGTTCTAAAAGATTGAATTGAAGCCCAGTTTAATTCTTGTTGCTGTTTAAAAGTAGGAAATTCTCTAATCAGACGATCATGCTCTTTATAAAATCTCTGACAATCAGAGCATTGACAAAGTTCTTCAGCCAAAAGAAAATATAACTCTTTCTATATCATCTCACTATTTGGGCATAATTGTAGGACCATCCAACAATTCGTCATTTTCATCAAGTGAATCAGGACTATCAGGCAAAGGTATCTCAATACTAGTAACTAAGTTGATGACATCTCTTAATCTCATTGAATCAGCAAACCATCCCATTGCCTGTTCCGCATCTCCTCTTTTTTCAGCATCATTTGCTTGATCTTCATGAGCTTCTGCCAATAAAGCAAGCCAGCATAGGCATCTTGCTTGAACTATTGAAAGATCTAAATCATTAGGTTGAGATTTAGAAATACGTTCGTGCTCTTGTTGAATTAAGAGTTTTAAACGCATATCATGCAACTTAGCCATAAAAGATTTATTACTAACTATACGCTAGCTAGAGAGTAGCAATTTTGCACACATACTACATATAGTTTTTTATTTTTACGGGACTAGTGGGAGTCGAACCCACGACCTACGGTTTAGGAAACCGTTGCTCTATCCTGCTGAGCTACAGCCCCAATAGATGATTTTTGGAGTATTAAGCATTATGCTAAATGAAAGCAGGAGAGGCAATCGCAAGAAAGTTTTATTTTGGAAACAAAATAAAACTTTCTTGAGGAAAGTCCGGGCTCCCACATGGTCAGGCTTGCTGGGTAATTCCCAGTGCGGGCAACCGTGAGGATAGTGCCACAGAAACATACCGCCTAATACTTTACGTATGGCAAGGGTGCAAGGGTGCGGTAAGAGCGCACCAGCAACATTGAGAAGTGTTGGCTAGGTAAACCCCGGCTGGGAGCAAGGCTTAGTAGATTTATGACCATTACACAATCTACTTTTAAGCGCCGCTTGAGACTGTGAAGTAATTCCAGTCCTAGATAGATGATTGCCCATCTTAATTAAGATGAACAGAACCCGGCTTACGACCTGCTTTCTAATTTTTGTAATTATTTCAATAAGATGACAAATATAATTAACGCAAAGAGAATTCGTCAAATAACTACTTTTTTAAAGTCTTTAAATATTAAATCAAATAGATTTTCTGAAATAATTAGAACACAAAATATTTCAGTTATTCAAGAGTTTAATCAAGCATTTATCCATTCCTCAGAAGACAAAATAATAAATTACGAAAAACTAGAATTTTTTGGAGATGCAGTACTCAGATTAGCTGCTTCTAATTTTATTGAAAAAAAATATCCTCAAATGAGTGTAGGAGAAAGATCAGAGCTAAGAGCACAAATTGTAAGTGATGAATGGTTAACTAAATTAGGGAAAAAAATTGATATTGAGAAATTGATAATTAAAGGACCTAAAGCTATTGGTGATGAAAATTCAAAAGATACAATTATTGGTGAAGCTACAGAAGCTTTAATAGGTGCCCTTTACAAGTGCTTTAATTCGATTCAGGAAGTAAATCTTTGGTTAGATGATATTTGGGAGGAAGATTCAGAAATATTTCTAAAAGCTCCATATAAATTCAAATCTAAGACAGTATTACAAGAGTGGTGTCAAAGCAAAGGTTTTGATTTGCCAGTTTATAAAATAATTGAAGTCTCAAAGAAAAATGGTGACCCTAAGAGGTTTTCTTGCAATATATTTATCGAGGGATCAAAAGAATCATCTGCATTCGGCAAATCCCATAAACAAGCAGAAACAAATGCAGCTAGGTTTTTGATAGAAAAATTTATAACTACAGGTAAAATCTAATATTTATACTATTTCTAAATTAGTTAGTTGAAAAGTTATGAGTTTATCCCAATTACCCCCTTCAAACAAAACAGCAGCTCTTTTTTTTGTAACTCTCTGTACAAACCCTTTGTATCCTCTGTATATAGAATTAGCGTCTTTTACAACAACAAAAGAACCGGGGAGTATGGGTTTAGTAGATAATTCCATAAAACACTCTTTTTAATACAATATATGATAAATGAAAATGAATGGCTGATCGTTGGATTGATAACATCATGTCATGGTATTAATGGACAGGTAAAGGTTAAATCTCTAAGTGATTTTGAAGAAAGATTTTTAAAACCGGGAATGAGATGGTTGCAAAAAGAAAATGAACCTCCTTCAAACATAGAACTTATATCTGGTTTCAAACAGCCTGGTAAAGAAATCTTTATAGTTAAGTTCAAAGGAATACATACAAGAAATCATGCAGAGAAACTTAAAAAATTTAAGATTCTTGTAAAAACCGATAAACTGCCTAAGTTAAAAAAGGAAGAATTCCACTTTTTGGAACTTATAAATCTTGAAGTCAAGATGGTAGAAAATGAAGAATTAAAAATAATTGGGAAAGTTATTAATTTAGACAATGAGAAAAATAATTTACTTGTTATTAAACTACTTAAAAATCAAAAGAAAGTTCTCATACCATTTGTTAAAGAGATAGTCCCATTAGTTGATATAAAACATAATTTTTTAATCATCAATCCTCCAAATGGACTTTTAGAGCTATAAATTAAAAAAAATAAAAGTTTGTAAAAATCTAATCATTCCACAGTTACACTTTTAGCTAAGTTTCTTGGTTGATCCACGTCAAGTCCTCTATGAGCTGCGATATGGTAACTCAATAATTGTAAAGGCACTATATTAAGTAGTGGTGAAATCCATTCATTAGAGGAAGGAACTTTCATTAAATAATCAAAGATTTCAGTTCCATTACATTCAGGAGCAATCCCAATCAAATATGCATCTCTAGCTTTTGCTTCTTGTGCATTACTGATAACTTTATCAAAAACCTCACCAGGAGAAGCAATTGAAATTACAGGTACTTTTTTATCTAACAAAGCTATTGGACCATGTTTCATTTCACCTGCAGGATATCCAGCTGCATGAATGTAACTAATTTCCTTAAGTTTTAAAGCACCTTCAAGAGCAATTGGATAATTTATTCCTCTTCCTAAAAAAATAACATCTTTAATATTAAAAAAGTCATGTGCTAGCTTTTCTGAAGATTCATTATGTTTCTCTAGGAGATCTTCCAGTAATGGTGGAAGTTTTAAAAGTTCATTTATTAATTTACTTATTTCATAAGGACTTTGATTGCCTTTAATTTGAGCAAATTTTATAGCTAATCCATAAAAAGAAAGTAATTGAGCAAAAAAAGTTTTTGTTGCTGCAACTCCAACTTCTATCCCTGCACAGATATCAATTATATTTGAGACCTGCCTTCCTATGGAACTCTCTTTTCTATTTGTTATTGCAATAAGATTGGGTTTAAATCTTTTATCTTCAATAGAGGAACGCCTTTTAATTTCCATATCTATCGCCGCAATTGTATCAGCAGTTTCTCCAGATTGAGTGACTCCAATAGTTAATGTATTTGGCAAAAGTGGTGGTGGTGAATATCTAAATTCGCTTGCATAAAAGACATTTGTTGGGATACCTGAAAATTGTTCTAATAAAAAGCTGCCGACCATTGCGGCATGTTTACTTGTACCACAAGCAATAATTTCAATTCTTTCTATTGATTCAAAAAACTCTGTATCAAAAGGATATTTAATTTGATATTCATCATCCTCTAAGTTTTTAATTAAATAATTTTCTAACCAGTTTTTGGCAGTCCCAGGCTGATCATATATCTCCTTTAACATATAGTGCTTGAAATTCATCTTATCCATTATTTGCTCTGAAACTTTTAAAGAAACTGGATTTCGATATTGTCTCTCGTTGTTTGAGTCATATATTTCAATTCCAAGAGGAGTTAATAAAGCGATTTCTTCATCTTCCATAGGCAGAATAATATTCGTAAAGTTTGCAATGGCTGGAGTATCACTAGCACAAATAAATTCCCCTTCTCCTAAACCAATAATCAAGGGGGCCTGTCTTCTTGCAACTACCAAAGAGGTTGGAGCACCAGCCCATAAAACTGCCAAAGCATAAGATCCTTCTAAGTCAGATATTACATTTCTCACAGCTACTAATAATGTTGAACCATTATTCTCAAGATTAAGTTTATTTAATGTATTTAGCTCTCTTTGAATTAGATGAGGAATTACCTCGGTATCTGTATCAGAATTAAAAATAATTCCCTCTTTCTCTAATTTATTTTTTAAATCTTGGAAATTTTCAATTATGCCATTCTGAACAACTGCTATGGTTCCAGAACTATCGATATGAGGATGTGCATTTTTAAC contains these protein-coding regions:
- a CDS encoding ribonuclease III family protein, giving the protein MTNIINAKRIRQITTFLKSLNIKSNRFSEIIRTQNISVIQEFNQAFIHSSEDKIINYEKLEFFGDAVLRLAASNFIEKKYPQMSVGERSELRAQIVSDEWLTKLGKKIDIEKLIIKGPKAIGDENSKDTIIGEATEALIGALYKCFNSIQEVNLWLDDIWEEDSEIFLKAPYKFKSKTVLQEWCQSKGFDLPVYKIIEVSKKNGDPKRFSCNIFIEGSKESSAFGKSHKQAETNAARFLIEKFITTGKI
- a CDS encoding NAD(P)H dehydrogenase subunit NdhS; the encoded protein is MELSTKPILPGSFVVVKDANSIYRGYKGFVQRVTKKRAAVLFEGGNWDKLITFQLTNLEIV
- a CDS encoding glycogen/starch/alpha-glucan phosphorylase — translated: MTNPINSNKPFDLRLPTPGCYLDPEKAGMDSDAVFQGMTAHLFYTLGKLATSASPHDLYMALSYAVKDRLMTRYLASQEVIRKKPQKTVAYLSAEFLIGPQLSNNLLNLGITNEAEDALKRFGIESLSTILEVEEEPGLGNGGLGRLAACYMESLASLQVPAVGYGIRYEFGIFNQLIRDGWQVEVTDKWLKGGWPWELPQPDESCFVGFGGRTESYRDDKGNYRSRWIPSEHAIGVPHDVPVLGYRVNTCDRLRLWRADATESFDFYAFNIGDYYGAVEEKVASETLSKVLYPNDGTDEGRRLRLKQQHFFVSCSLQDMLRSLEKRSIPITEFSKHWTVQLNDTHPAIAVAELMRLLIDQYQIGWDKAWNITTSSVAYTNHTLLPEALEKWDLSLFNDLLPRHLEIIYEINWRFLQQLRLRYPGDDKILQKLSIIDEEGSKSVRMAHLATIGAHHINGVAALHSDLIKRQLLPEFAKLWPEKFTNVTNGVTPRRWVALSNPSLSNLLEKEVGPDWITNMELLKKLEEKKDDSNFLQKFEESKLNGKRKLANFIHSKTNILVDPASLFDVQVKRIHQYKRQHLNALQIIAQYLRIKNGTNNYEVPRTIIFGGKAAPGYFMAKLMIRFINGIADVVNSDPDMDGLLRVVFLPDYNVKLGEIVYPATDLSEQISTAGKEASGTGNMKFAMNGALTIGTLDGANVELRDLVKKENFFLFGKTESEIMDLKNNNYSPKTFIDQCPELTEVIRLIEIGHFSNGDKELFKPLLNSLTGYDPFFVMADFEDYLNKQDEVSKCWNNKKSWNKMALLNTARSGYFSSDRSIREYCKLIWKVSPMPVEITCDVEELTN
- the rimM gene encoding ribosome maturation factor RimM (Essential for efficient processing of 16S rRNA); amino-acid sequence: MINENEWLIVGLITSCHGINGQVKVKSLSDFEERFLKPGMRWLQKENEPPSNIELISGFKQPGKEIFIVKFKGIHTRNHAEKLKKFKILVKTDKLPKLKKEEFHFLELINLEVKMVENEELKIIGKVINLDNEKNNLLVIKLLKNQKKVLIPFVKEIVPLVDIKHNFLIINPPNGLLEL
- the glmS gene encoding glutamine--fructose-6-phosphate transaminase (isomerizing) translates to MCGIVAVTGYKKALPLLMNGLEKLEYRGYDSAGIAIINSETNCISCNKAEGKLKNLITNLNDQNIPGTVGIGHTRWATHGKPEVKNAHPHIDSSGTIAVVQNGIIENFQDLKNKLEKEGIIFNSDTDTEVIPHLIQRELNTLNKLNLENNGSTLLVAVRNVISDLEGSYALAVLWAGAPTSLVVARRQAPLIIGLGEGEFICASDTPAIANFTNIILPMEDEEIALLTPLGIEIYDSNNERQYRNPVSLKVSEQIMDKMNFKHYMLKEIYDQPGTAKNWLENYLIKNLEDDEYQIKYPFDTEFFESIERIEIIACGTSKHAAMVGSFLLEQFSGIPTNVFYASEFRYSPPPLLPNTLTIGVTQSGETADTIAAIDMEIKRRSSIEDKRFKPNLIAITNRKESSIGRQVSNIIDICAGIEVGVAATKTFFAQLLSFYGLAIKFAQIKGNQSPYEISKLINELLKLPPLLEDLLEKHNESSEKLAHDFFNIKDVIFLGRGINYPIALEGALKLKEISYIHAAGYPAGEMKHGPIALLDKKVPVISIASPGEVFDKVISNAQEAKARDAYLIGIAPECNGTEIFDYLMKVPSSNEWISPLLNIVPLQLLSYHIAAHRGLDVDQPRNLAKSVTVE